The Drosophila innubila isolate TH190305 chromosome 2R unlocalized genomic scaffold, UK_Dinn_1.0 1_C_2R, whole genome shotgun sequence DNA window CTTACCCTGCTGCCGGCGTTATAatgtaagcaacaacaaaattgctCAGCTTTAAGCTTTTGCTAAAGCTTCGCTCACTATTTCGTACATTACCTGAAAAcgctgtaattttttttcttttgggatttttcttttcttttttttttttggtaaaaatatgttgtttttttttcctttcagATGGGTGGAATAGTTGATGGTGGGTTGGTAAAAAGGATATTGGATTGGAAATTTTGGGTACAAACATAAATGaacttaaaatatcaaaattaatttcattttgtaggCACTTCGCTCAACCGATACCGTCAAGCGAAGCTATACTTACCTGAACTCAAAGTAATCCAACTCGGAGAGACCACCACCAACTGTTTGTAGGGGACGCCACCTGTCAAGTACCAGCTAAAGCAACAACTGTACCTCACCATCCGCTGGATGGCTACGTGCTTTCTTAGCGGCATTAACTTGATTAGATGACGTAGATGTCGATGTCCTCCTCACCTTTTATAGATGCTCCTTCGATTCTAACAATTCTTTGATACTTTCATCTTCAGCTTCTTCTTTTGACGCTGCTTACAAACACTTGTTCACTTCAATCgttaaagtttttcaaaagaaACGAGGCGCGAACCGAAGCAAGTGCAATGGCGCTCTCAGTAATCGGTTGTCAAGCCAAAGAGAGCGCCGTGTGCATTTTACAAACGATCAAAGAGCGAAACGCGCACGAGAGCTTTATGGCAAAAAGAAGCTTGCCAAACGAAAGGAAAGGCTTACAGACTAGCATAAACATAATGGATAACACAAATCAAAGTcaataaatgaaacaaaaaaagtcCCGTCAaccaaaataaagcaaaataatatatatacatagatatatatatgtatgtataatgtatagataaatatacatagtactaaaattacaatttaaaaactgcatgcgtatttttgtttttttgttttttttttaaatatatagtttaaaaaagaataataaaaaaaaaatcaactaaaacTGTGTAATAAACATTAGCTCGCGCTGGAGAGAtagaaaaaagagagagacataGGGGTAAGGAATTGGGGTACAGTTTGGTGGTAGAGCTCTAAACGAAGACGAAACAACAATTAATGTTGGCAATTATGTAAAATGAATGCGAATGGCGCTTAAAAGCAAATGTAACAAATATGATAACATACAAATTGTGCCCattattgtgtgtgtatttgtgtgtgggaTTATGTACGcgtgtgtgttcgtgtgttcttttacagcaaaaacaaattgttaataaactGGCAAAACTTGTAGAATAattcaagttatttatttagtttttgttaattagCTTCAAGTGTTctaacagcaataacaaaaccTTTTGACGCAACACTAGAGCTTTTCATtgtaagagagaaagagagagagagagagaaagcacACACAGAGAGCGGGAATCGCTCATTCATTTATAGATCAACGCTGGGTCGGTTTCTGTAATCCGCtcaaaaacacacacgcacacaataACTGATGTTatcactcacatacacacacacacacacacacacacagacacgcaaagtaacataatttaagactaacttaaaatGAGACAAAGTCGGAGCTGCAGTGTGTGGTATAGATGTAtggtgtgcatgtgtgtgtgtattgttgttTGAAGTGCGCTTAGAGAGCTAGCGTGTATTTAAAATGTCTTCGTTGGTTCAATTTGCTTGAAGCGAATGAGTTACAGAGAGTGATGTAGATATGAGAGTAGAGCTTGCGGCTTATGTTAGGAGAAACataacattataaaaaaaatagtgtatgtgtttgtgtacatgtaaatatgtgtgttaaatataaattaaataattataaaatgttagaACCAAATGCGGCACAAAAACACCAAATACATAAGAAAAAAGGATTAAGCCAAAAGATTacgattattttatattattaataatcaatttgtaataaaaaaatcatacatAAAACACATTTCATAAAGCGCAAATGAATTGATGGGATGATTTTTTGGGGTTGTGGGATGGgtgaataattattaaaatcagttAAATAGTGGGGGTGGTTTGAGGAAGCGTTTCTTTGggcaaatgtttttgttttgtggatTGTTGGTCGTGTAATTTGTGTATGTGAAtaagtgtatttaattttttttgttttgtttttgtgtgttaaaaattaaatataagtagtttaatttataataaaatacaataatatatacaGGAAAAAACTTGTTATACGAATTATGTGtgatcaaattataaaaaattaaagtgttaAGTTAgtgatttaattcaaaaacaataaaaaaaaaaataaaaataataaagtaattaaaataaattaaagtgtaGTACTTTCAACTTGCACAAATTATTATActtttggttgttgttaaTCATTCTTTGAGTGCGGCGAGAGCAaagcgaaacaaaaacaagaatcaaaacaaaaaactaacttcaaaaatttcattttatttttgttttacgtaattttaatacatctattgttgttttagttttttcttgtcttgattttgtttgctttaaacTGTACCGCAATGTATTTTGTCTTTACTTTTagtatttttgcaaaaatattcttattagtttttatctttctttcttgttgcttgttttttctttctttctatgCTGCGTATTCTGCCTAACCAAATATTCTTTCTCAACGTTTAAGAGCTTTTTTCTCGGAGCACGACTTTCATTAtgaatgatatttttatatgcgataaaatgtttaaagaaatgattatgttgattctttttttagatttaaataacaagttttaagtggaagtagaagtagaagaagacaacaacaaacaaaatgtgaatatgaatTAAAGAGTTGTATGATCTTGAAATACTTGTTGTCTTTATATTAATAGAACtttttttagttcattttattattttaatttaatttcttcttCTACAACAactaatttgcatttgaaatttgtagcTGGTCGTCGTGCTCTTCTGGTCTAACCAAAAACtaaactgtattttttttcttttgctttttcatttgtatatcatattttaatatatatatagtagtaGATAATGAGTTATATATTTTGGGTATATAGCTCGGTACTATCTTTCAGTATATAGTATGCAACAAAAACTCACCTTGTGGATCCCGTTGCTGTGCATCCTGTGCGGCCATTAGTCCAAGTTCATCCTGAGATCTGTCGTGTTGCCATGCTGCATATGCTGCAAACAACGAAATACATGTTTTCGTTAATAAATGTaccatttttgtatatttaattatttgtccTCACCTTGACTAGATCCTTCGCCACCCTGACTGGTGCCGGCTGCTTGGTCCAGCTCCTCCATTGTCATATCCTCCTCATCCAAAGTCAAATCCTCAACATTCTCATCGTGCGCATCTTCATCGTATTCGGCCTTGGGCTCAATTAccatttcagttgttgttatgcTATTATCTTTGATCTTTTGTTTATGATTCGACTTGTCAAGCGGTATCAATTGCTTAACGACACCCGTGTGGACTGCAACGGCACCACttgcaccaccagcaccacttGCCACATCCATTTCATCAGCATCGCCTTGGGCGCCTtgattctgttgctgttgttgttgctgctgttgttgttgttgtacattgTCGGTGTTAATGGCATcgcttgttgtttgttgttgttgctgctgttgttgttgttgggcgcCCTGGGCAGCTGTCGATGTTAGTTTAGCGCTTTCAGTCTTTTTGGTAAcgttactgctgctgctggtcaATGGCTGGTTCGATActtggctgctgctgccacatgctgcattgcttgctgctgctgttgcaactgctgcaccTGCGCTGCTCCCGCTGGCCAATTGAGTGCTGACCAGAGCGGAGGCGGCGAGGCTGGCGCTTGTTTGTTGGAGGATTGACTGATTGGAGGCGGCGACTGCTTGCAGCACTGACGAATTCGAGTTGTCGTGAATATCTGCAACAGGTTGCAACATAAAATTCAGCAACACTTACACATTaccaagcaaacaaacaaacttacCGTTTTCCATGCTGCGGCGTCGCACTTTTCGACGACGACGCGACGGACTGGAGGAGCCTTCGCGTGAACCGGACACATCACCAGATGCATCCATGACACCACCAGCACCGCCAGTTGCAATACGCGCACGCTTTGTCTGCTCCAACGTGTATTGGCCGCTCAGCTTGACGCGATGATGTGAATCCGGTTTGTGGgtagcttgttgttgttgttgtgctgcagcagctgctgctgctgtgccgcTGCCACCGCCACTGCGATTGTCGGACAGTCCCTTAATCTGCAGCGATTCGGCAGCCTTGAGCAGCGCGGCCAATTGATCCTGCGAGATGTTGACCTCGCCACGGTACATATAGTCCATCATG harbors:
- the LOC117783624 gene encoding longitudinals lacking protein, isoforms H/M/V isoform X13, giving the protein MDDDQQFCLRWNNHQSTLISVFDTLLENETLVDCTLAAEGKFLKAHKVVLSACSPYFATLLQEQYDKHPIFILKDVKYQELRAMMDYMYRGEVNISQDQLAALLKAAESLQIKGLSDNRSGGGSGTAAAAAAAQQQQQATHKPDSHHRVKLSGQYTLEQTKRARIATGGAGGVMDASGDVSGSREGSSSPSRRRRKVRRRSMENDIHDNSNSSVLQAVAASNQSILQQTSASLAASALVSTQLASGSSAGAAVATAAASNAACGSSSQVSNQPLTSSSSNVTKKTESAKLTSTAAQGAQQQQQQQQQQTTSDAINTDNVQQQQQQQQQQQQNQGAQGDADEMDVASGAGGASGAVAVHTGVVKQLIPLDKSNHKQKIKDNSITTTEMVIEPKAEYDEDAHDENVEDLTLDEEDMTMEELDQAAGTSQGGEGSSQAYAAWQHDRSQDELGLMAAQDAQQRDPQGVRGSSKRITRRKTNASTTNTTTTTIQSHSQSMATGASTRNKSRRKRKLGSSSSGSSKLITPRRNANAALGAAAATAAATATSASTSSGASAPYVCETCGRRYQVLGTLTRHMRKECNQPKKYVCRMCGRGFHYNFKLQDHLYYVHKGMLKRD
- the LOC117783624 gene encoding longitudinals lacking protein, isoforms H/M/V isoform X17 encodes the protein MDDDQQFCLRWNNHQSTLISVFDTLLENETLVDCTLAAEGKFLKAHKVVLSACSPYFATLLQEQYDKHPIFILKDVKYQELRAMMDYMYRGEVNISQDQLAALLKAAESLQIKGLSDNRSGGGSGTAAAAAAAQQQQQATHKPDSHHRVKLSGQYTLEQTKRARIATGGAGGVMDASGDVSGSREGSSSPSRRRRKVRRRSMENDIHDNSNSSVLQAVAASNQSILQQTSASLAASALVSTQLASGSSAGAAVATAAASNAACGSSSQVSNQPLTSSSSNVTKKTESAKLTSTAAQGAQQQQQQQQQQTTSDAINTDNVQQQQQQQQQQQQNQGAQGDADEMDVASGAGGASGAVAVHTGVVKQLIPLDKSNHKQKIKDNSITTTEMVIEPKAEYDEDAHDENVEDLTLDEEDMTMEELDQAAGTSQGGEGSSQAYAAWQHDRSQDELGLMAAQDAQQRDPQEMLINQSLKFNARRKSSRSMLMQQQQKRRHPSSKSISMSMSMTSSSLHVCPTCGRRYQTLSTLTRHMRKECNQPKQYVCHLCGRGFHYNFKLQDHYHHTHRLSA
- the LOC117783624 gene encoding longitudinals lacking protein, isoforms J/P/Q/S/Z isoform X18; its protein translation is MDDDQQFCLRWNNHQSTLISVFDTLLENETLVDCTLAAEGKFLKAHKVVLSACSPYFATLLQEQYDKHPIFILKDVKYQELRAMMDYMYRGEVNISQDQLAALLKAAESLQIKGLSDNRSGGGSGTAAAAAAAQQQQQATHKPDSHHRVKLSGQYTLEQTKRARIATGGAGGVMDASGDVSGSREGSSSPSRRRRKVRRRSMENDIHDNSNSSVLQAVAASNQSILQQTSASLAASALVSTQLASGSSAGAAVATAAASNAACGSSSQVSNQPLTSSSSNVTKKTESAKLTSTAAQGAQQQQQQQQQQTTSDAINTDNVQQQQQQQQQQQQNQGAQGDADEMDVASGAGGASGAVAVHTGVVKQLIPLDKSNHKQKIKDNSITTTEMVIEPKAEYDEDAHDENVEDLTLDEEDMTMEELDQAAGTSQGGEGSSQAYAAWQHDRSQDELGLMAAQDAQQRDPQDDNGQLDAGESRIRVRNWLMLADQSIIDKTSDDSTVFILHYNLPFCFVTGLCKLRQPHYNNYIHFISFTFLILIHFLKSFNHDLKKRRIQKLN
- the LOC117783624 gene encoding longitudinals lacking protein, isoforms N/O/W/X/Y isoform X14, which gives rise to MDDDQQFCLRWNNHQSTLISVFDTLLENETLVDCTLAAEGKFLKAHKVVLSACSPYFATLLQEQYDKHPIFILKDVKYQELRAMMDYMYRGEVNISQDQLAALLKAAESLQIKGLSDNRSGGGSGTAAAAAAAQQQQQATHKPDSHHRVKLSGQYTLEQTKRARIATGGAGGVMDASGDVSGSREGSSSPSRRRRKVRRRSMENDIHDNSNSSVLQAVAASNQSILQQTSASLAASALVSTQLASGSSAGAAVATAAASNAACGSSSQVSNQPLTSSSSNVTKKTESAKLTSTAAQGAQQQQQQQQQQTTSDAINTDNVQQQQQQQQQQQQNQGAQGDADEMDVASGAGGASGAVAVHTGVVKQLIPLDKSNHKQKIKDNSITTTEMVIEPKAEYDEDAHDENVEDLTLDEEDMTMEELDQAAGTSQGGEGSSQAYAAWQHDRSQDELGLMAAQDAQQRDPQDYVRHGPKNQLLCQCGRYYNTENRLMLHQREECQDFKRFQCDYCLKWFKRRSHLNRHKKLHKSDYDTYKQQNEATTKIAKSTARSRTSSRQLSAFDPMDLYPSDIRVENEANFLN
- the LOC117783624 gene encoding longitudinals lacking protein, isoforms A/B/D/L isoform X15, whose amino-acid sequence is MDDDQQFCLRWNNHQSTLISVFDTLLENETLVDCTLAAEGKFLKAHKVVLSACSPYFATLLQEQYDKHPIFILKDVKYQELRAMMDYMYRGEVNISQDQLAALLKAAESLQIKGLSDNRSGGGSGTAAAAAAAQQQQQATHKPDSHHRVKLSGQYTLEQTKRARIATGGAGGVMDASGDVSGSREGSSSPSRRRRKVRRRSMENDIHDNSNSSVLQAVAASNQSILQQTSASLAASALVSTQLASGSSAGAAVATAAASNAACGSSSQVSNQPLTSSSSNVTKKTESAKLTSTAAQGAQQQQQQQQQQTTSDAINTDNVQQQQQQQQQQQQNQGAQGDADEMDVASGAGGASGAVAVHTGVVKQLIPLDKSNHKQKIKDNSITTTEMVIEPKAEYDEDAHDENVEDLTLDEEDMTMEELDQAAGTSQGGEGSSQAYAAWQHDRSQDELGLMAAQDAQQRDPQETSWTLAVKSVTSLNKIALQHAVEATPQSSVHTCPRCDKAYTYKKNLWRHLRFECGRLPTEKCQYCHYVARYKHSLNMHMKTQHPDQSGVAFPTTTTTTTTTARGLFEPSGKLV
- the LOC117783624 gene encoding longitudinals lacking protein, isoforms H/M/V isoform X16, which encodes MDDDQQFCLRWNNHQSTLISVFDTLLENETLVDCTLAAEGKFLKAHKVVLSACSPYFATLLQEQYDKHPIFILKDVKYQELRAMMDYMYRGEVNISQDQLAALLKAAESLQIKGLSDNRSGGGSGTAAAAAAAQQQQQATHKPDSHHRVKLSGQYTLEQTKRARIATGGAGGVMDASGDVSGSREGSSSPSRRRRKVRRRSMENDIHDNSNSSVLQAVAASNQSILQQTSASLAASALVSTQLASGSSAGAAVATAAASNAACGSSSQVSNQPLTSSSSNVTKKTESAKLTSTAAQGAQQQQQQQQQQTTSDAINTDNVQQQQQQQQQQQQNQGAQGDADEMDVASGAGGASGAVAVHTGVVKQLIPLDKSNHKQKIKDNSITTTEMVIEPKAEYDEDAHDENVEDLTLDEEDMTMEELDQAAGTSQGGEGSSQAYAAWQHDRSQDELGLMAAQDAQQRDPQAPSSYASNSSQTPPPSSTAAHSLIRDYWYELKFSDLFKFINPDGRYQCPRYNCLKSYKDASSLQRHIRYECGGQKKFRCLMCGKAFSQSSHLKRHLESGVCVKYYL
- the LOC117783624 gene encoding longitudinals lacking protein, isoforms H/M/V isoform X11 — encoded protein: MDDDQQFCLRWNNHQSTLISVFDTLLENETLVDCTLAAEGKFLKAHKVVLSACSPYFATLLQEQYDKHPIFILKDVKYQELRAMMDYMYRGEVNISQDQLAALLKAAESLQIKGLSDNRSGGGSGTAAAAAAAQQQQQATHKPDSHHRVKLSGQYTLEQTKRARIATGGAGGVMDASGDVSGSREGSSSPSRRRRKVRRRSMENDIHDNSNSSVLQAVAASNQSILQQTSASLAASALVSTQLASGSSAGAAVATAAASNAACGSSSQVSNQPLTSSSSNVTKKTESAKLTSTAAQGAQQQQQQQQQQTTSDAINTDNVQQQQQQQQQQQQNQGAQGDADEMDVASGAGGASGAVAVHTGVVKQLIPLDKSNHKQKIKDNSITTTEMVIEPKAEYDEDAHDENVEDLTLDEEDMTMEELDQAAGTSQGGEGSSQAYAAWQHDRSQDELGLMAAQDAQQRDPQVITPRKYNLRGQESATPSTSKQLAQADRESPAASEIKSENEEPSTAARQSPNNNNSSNINNNNGKKPLVNNADALIALQQLASISTARSLQHLVPHLPHNLHIDTSTLVAGRKLPRQSSKRMPPYESNRCPLCARVYRSQAFLNEHMRKEHSVLI
- the LOC117783624 gene encoding longitudinals lacking protein, isoforms H/M/V isoform X12; the protein is MDDDQQFCLRWNNHQSTLISVFDTLLENETLVDCTLAAEGKFLKAHKVVLSACSPYFATLLQEQYDKHPIFILKDVKYQELRAMMDYMYRGEVNISQDQLAALLKAAESLQIKGLSDNRSGGGSGTAAAAAAAQQQQQATHKPDSHHRVKLSGQYTLEQTKRARIATGGAGGVMDASGDVSGSREGSSSPSRRRRKVRRRSMENDIHDNSNSSVLQAVAASNQSILQQTSASLAASALVSTQLASGSSAGAAVATAAASNAACGSSSQVSNQPLTSSSSNVTKKTESAKLTSTAAQGAQQQQQQQQQQTTSDAINTDNVQQQQQQQQQQQQNQGAQGDADEMDVASGAGGASGAVAVHTGVVKQLIPLDKSNHKQKIKDNSITTTEMVIEPKAEYDEDAHDENVEDLTLDEEDMTMEELDQAAGTSQGGEGSSQAYAAWQHDRSQDELGLMAAQDAQQRDPQGLLELSLNQATFYYEPNVPLLLKPSLSPSPPPPPIPSAPTLRRSKLRSRKRKNASVSAAAASKKLMSPPPAPLMQRSSSAATLARSAEQRDDGKLQCPQCPNSYTRLSALKRHIEFECGQLENFRCAVCDAGFKRKDSLNRHCKVKKHITKYLF
- the LOC117783624 gene encoding longitudinals lacking protein, isoforms H/M/V isoform X19 — protein: MDDDQQFCLRWNNHQSTLISVFDTLLENETLVDCTLAAEGKFLKAHKVVLSACSPYFATLLQEQYDKHPIFILKDVKYQELRAMMDYMYRGEVNISQDQLAALLKAAESLQIKGLSDNRSGGGSGTAAAAAAAQQQQQATHKPDSHHRVKLSGQYTLEQTKRARIATGGAGGVMDASGDVSGSREGSSSPSRRRRKVRRRSMENDIHDNSNSSVLQAVAASNQSILQQTSASLAASALVSTQLASGSSAGAAVATAAASNAACGSSSQVSNQPLTSSSSNVTKKTESAKLTSTAAQGAQQQQQQQQQQTTSDAINTDNVQQQQQQQQQQQQNQGAQGDADEMDVASGAGGASGAVAVHTGVVKQLIPLDKSNHKQKIKDNSITTTEMVIEPKAEYDEDAHDENVEDLTLDEEDMTMEELDQAAGTSQGGEGSSQAYAAWQHDRSQDELGLMAAQDAQQRDPQDKLFYSTYYYLLLGTGCSSRTQLSVFTVSLLYHSNL
- the LOC117783624 gene encoding longitudinals lacking protein, isoforms H/M/V isoform X7 gives rise to the protein MDDDQQFCLRWNNHQSTLISVFDTLLENETLVDCTLAAEGKFLKAHKVVLSACSPYFATLLQEQYDKHPIFILKDVKYQELRAMMDYMYRGEVNISQDQLAALLKAAESLQIKGLSDNRSGGGSGTAAAAAAAQQQQQATHKPDSHHRVKLSGQYTLEQTKRARIATGGAGGVMDASGDVSGSREGSSSPSRRRRKVRRRSMENDIHDNSNSSVLQAVAASNQSILQQTSASLAASALVSTQLASGSSAGAAVATAAASNAACGSSSQVSNQPLTSSSSNVTKKTESAKLTSTAAQGAQQQQQQQQQQTTSDAINTDNVQQQQQQQQQQQQNQGAQGDADEMDVASGAGGASGAVAVHTGVVKQLIPLDKSNHKQKIKDNSITTTEMVIEPKAEYDEDAHDENVEDLTLDEEDMTMEELDQAAGTSQGGEGSSQAYAAWQHDRSQDELGLMAAQDAQQRDPQDSKYDFGHSVFGGDKNDRDDPHERFPCAVCGKSYLRKRHLQRHMRDECIGIPPRFNCEFCSSRFRRKYHMVRHLVSKHGIPPAIAQQTTGSGSRTSSPRSSILELKLDTTGSGVAGAGGFGGVGHSDSASVGSAGSHNGCESPIPENLSLRKEHYERDENLNDGSRCTSPLPPHMMPIPTYGLTGAITAISAAAAVVEEQAAAAAAAAAAAAAVAAAGNNNSVDPSAAANGVELAAAAAAAAAAELGIKAEPVTPGKTQPHHLLDEEWNMKLGLQIISNSLLKERLMNTMPFAYNNN
- the LOC117783624 gene encoding longitudinals lacking protein, isoforms H/M/V isoform X10, with amino-acid sequence MDDDQQFCLRWNNHQSTLISVFDTLLENETLVDCTLAAEGKFLKAHKVVLSACSPYFATLLQEQYDKHPIFILKDVKYQELRAMMDYMYRGEVNISQDQLAALLKAAESLQIKGLSDNRSGGGSGTAAAAAAAQQQQQATHKPDSHHRVKLSGQYTLEQTKRARIATGGAGGVMDASGDVSGSREGSSSPSRRRRKVRRRSMENDIHDNSNSSVLQAVAASNQSILQQTSASLAASALVSTQLASGSSAGAAVATAAASNAACGSSSQVSNQPLTSSSSNVTKKTESAKLTSTAAQGAQQQQQQQQQQTTSDAINTDNVQQQQQQQQQQQQNQGAQGDADEMDVASGAGGASGAVAVHTGVVKQLIPLDKSNHKQKIKDNSITTTEMVIEPKAEYDEDAHDENVEDLTLDEEDMTMEELDQAAGTSQGGEGSSQAYAAWQHDRSQDELGLMAAQDAQQRDPQDLRTLYCNFATAVVAAASKATTKTPTTAAAATIATADNSSSSTNSNSNCQTGAATAAATNVTEMREVYEPEVTIRRMYKCGSTHATIAHNNNNNNSSKLQCNASNCSGCQMSAAAASFQLANLLNSSMLLPTAAAATTTKRNNNNCNSNNNNNNRVATSTTALAVAAKKSSVQFHCEFCNFSCSWRYDLKLHLRQKHGIHQLKKA
- the LOC117783624 gene encoding longitudinals lacking protein, isoforms H/M/V isoform X8: MDDDQQFCLRWNNHQSTLISVFDTLLENETLVDCTLAAEGKFLKAHKVVLSACSPYFATLLQEQYDKHPIFILKDVKYQELRAMMDYMYRGEVNISQDQLAALLKAAESLQIKGLSDNRSGGGSGTAAAAAAAQQQQQATHKPDSHHRVKLSGQYTLEQTKRARIATGGAGGVMDASGDVSGSREGSSSPSRRRRKVRRRSMENDIHDNSNSSVLQAVAASNQSILQQTSASLAASALVSTQLASGSSAGAAVATAAASNAACGSSSQVSNQPLTSSSSNVTKKTESAKLTSTAAQGAQQQQQQQQQQTTSDAINTDNVQQQQQQQQQQQQNQGAQGDADEMDVASGAGGASGAVAVHTGVVKQLIPLDKSNHKQKIKDNSITTTEMVIEPKAEYDEDAHDENVEDLTLDEEDMTMEELDQAAGTSQGGEGSSQAYAAWQHDRSQDELGLMAAQDAQQRDPQGYQQQQQQQQQQQQHDSSSSSCKQDDSVESLSDMHLHYQGTTTTIASATVATTISATATTSHHFQAPQFDNFQSMLSSSSGALLQLEESFTCPQCYRTYRRHGTLRRHLRQECGKGKSMVCSVCGHRTKRADHLRQHVRKKHPEIAMRSLFKRQQRAAAAKAAQPASTATATADIVDLDMLDDGLDELVDESQQQQQQQPPHHTYVVDVDDDEDNNENDDDVQQQQQLLDDGSSNAAVSSYYQQQLHQQALQQLQKQLQQQQQLQVLAAAAAVAKANKNGSGSDAATLNC
- the LOC117783624 gene encoding longitudinals lacking protein, isoforms H/M/V isoform X9, with the translated sequence MDDDQQFCLRWNNHQSTLISVFDTLLENETLVDCTLAAEGKFLKAHKVVLSACSPYFATLLQEQYDKHPIFILKDVKYQELRAMMDYMYRGEVNISQDQLAALLKAAESLQIKGLSDNRSGGGSGTAAAAAAAQQQQQATHKPDSHHRVKLSGQYTLEQTKRARIATGGAGGVMDASGDVSGSREGSSSPSRRRRKVRRRSMENDIHDNSNSSVLQAVAASNQSILQQTSASLAASALVSTQLASGSSAGAAVATAAASNAACGSSSQVSNQPLTSSSSNVTKKTESAKLTSTAAQGAQQQQQQQQQQTTSDAINTDNVQQQQQQQQQQQQNQGAQGDADEMDVASGAGGASGAVAVHTGVVKQLIPLDKSNHKQKIKDNSITTTEMVIEPKAEYDEDAHDENVEDLTLDEEDMTMEELDQAAGTSQGGEGSSQAYAAWQHDRSQDELGLMAAQDAQQRDPQDIYPILGSLLGVDTSTNANPSSSHDTAISDYYGYLNNNNSSNSNNNNNSSNTTIAAGSTTTTTTHSGHANSLSRDSFMQCKHCNRYYKSPQKLQEHVRKYCLKQKKYKCVSCEYRSRRKDHVLRHAKRKHCMLYERLRNDEESLYLIRNEDDLSNEDNDNDGDNDNDNDAEDQEGGGIDSDVAAALCEINFDFAGRDLTITAVPILQESEEDDDDYDEDA